From Nonlabens sp. Ci31, the proteins below share one genomic window:
- a CDS encoding isoaspartyl peptidase/L-asparaginase family protein — protein MKYYAYLILSLILISCNQQPEVSSTDQSDSKTSELQEARTNEFAIVIHGGAGTIKRENMTPELEIQYNEKLSEAIKAGHEILKNGGDAMDAVEASIRIMEDSPLFNSGKGAVFTHDGINSLDASFMDGKTLNAGAIAGVTTVKNPISLARKVMTDSEHVLLSGTGADEFAKSLSDENIEIVDNSYFFTENRYQSLQRVLAKEKEGDQKTALLELEDPFIKDSKYGTVGCVALDKNGNIAAGTSTGGMTNKKYGRIGDSPLIGSGTYANNNTCGVSSTGHGEYFIRAQVAYDISALMEYGGKTLEEATEEVIQKKLVDLGGTGGIIALDHLGNISMEFNTAGMYRAMMDDQGTLTVGMYKE, from the coding sequence ATGAAATATTACGCCTACCTTATTCTATCCCTTATTTTGATTTCCTGTAATCAACAACCAGAGGTTTCATCAACAGACCAAAGTGATTCTAAAACATCTGAATTACAAGAAGCAAGAACTAACGAATTTGCTATAGTTATTCACGGAGGCGCTGGTACAATAAAGAGGGAGAACATGACTCCAGAGTTAGAGATTCAATACAATGAAAAGCTATCGGAAGCTATAAAAGCAGGACACGAGATCCTCAAAAATGGAGGCGATGCTATGGACGCGGTAGAAGCAAGCATAAGAATTATGGAAGATTCTCCTTTATTCAATTCGGGTAAAGGCGCTGTATTTACGCATGATGGGATCAATTCTTTAGATGCCAGTTTTATGGATGGAAAGACCTTAAATGCTGGTGCCATTGCTGGAGTAACCACCGTAAAAAATCCAATTTCCCTTGCTAGAAAAGTAATGACCGATTCAGAACATGTTTTACTGAGCGGCACAGGAGCAGACGAGTTTGCTAAATCACTTAGCGATGAAAACATAGAAATAGTAGATAACAGCTACTTTTTTACAGAGAATAGGTACCAATCCTTGCAGCGAGTTCTAGCAAAAGAAAAGGAAGGTGACCAAAAAACAGCGCTTTTAGAACTGGAAGATCCGTTTATTAAAGACTCTAAATATGGGACAGTAGGTTGTGTCGCTCTAGATAAAAATGGAAATATCGCTGCAGGAACGAGCACTGGTGGTATGACCAATAAAAAATACGGCCGTATAGGTGATTCTCCTCTTATAGGCAGCGGTACTTATGCCAACAACAACACCTGTGGGGTTTCCAGTACTGGACATGGCGAGTACTTTATAAGAGCACAAGTCGCTTATGACATCAGCGCATTAATGGAATATGGGGGTAAAACACTTGAAGAAGCTACAGAAGAAGTGATCCAAAAAAAGCTGGTCGATCTAGGTGGAACCGGGGGAATTATTGCTTTAGATCATTTGGGGAATATCTCCATGGAATTTAATACAGCAGGGATGTATCGAGCGATGATGGACGATCAGGGAACACTTACTGTTGGTATGTATAAGGAGTAA
- a CDS encoding 4'-phosphopantetheinyl transferase family protein, with product MPIFQSINNRENTKIFIWKITEPEAFLRADIELSENSVNRLSTMSSELHRRGFLSIRHLLKQAGYSDLDLYYSEHGKPHLTDDKYISITHSFEFTAIIISDVPIGIDIEKQRDKIKRIAPKFIGYEENFIASLEDPVKELTVVWGAKESMYKLYGHKGLGFKAHCLVASFTMESEETVARLVFKDDNLKFDVFFKEVENFMLAYVIPSRNA from the coding sequence ATGCCAATTTTTCAATCCATTAACAACCGCGAGAACACTAAGATTTTTATCTGGAAAATCACCGAGCCCGAAGCTTTTCTGAGAGCAGACATAGAGCTGTCCGAAAACTCTGTGAATAGACTGTCTACGATGAGTTCAGAGCTTCACAGGCGTGGTTTTTTGAGCATAAGACACTTATTAAAACAGGCTGGTTACAGCGATCTAGACCTTTATTATTCAGAGCATGGAAAACCGCATCTAACTGATGACAAGTACATATCTATCACCCACAGTTTTGAATTTACGGCCATTATCATCAGTGATGTACCTATAGGAATAGACATCGAGAAGCAGCGTGATAAGATAAAACGCATTGCTCCTAAGTTTATAGGCTATGAAGAAAATTTTATTGCTTCTTTAGAAGATCCTGTAAAAGAGCTTACGGTGGTTTGGGGAGCTAAGGAGTCTATGTACAAACTCTACGGTCATAAGGGCCTGGGTTTTAAAGCGCATTGCCTCGTAGCGTCTTTTACTATGGAAAGCGAGGAAACGGTGGCACGCCTTGTTTTTAAAGATGACAACCTAAAATTTGATGTGTTTTTTAAAGAGGTAGAAAACTTTATGCTCGCATACGTAATTCCTTCCCGCAATGCCTGA
- a CDS encoding geranylgeranylglyceryl/heptaprenylglyceryl phosphate synthase, with protein sequence MPDLLISIKQANRSLAVLIDPEKMPLDAVAAFAKAIPSTISSLKEKLQIDQFFFFVGGSSMENTGFDEWVKELKKHTDTTVVIFPGSPEQLSENADGLLFLSLLSGRNPEFLIEHQVDAARRLKETHLEIVPTGYLLIDGGKETAVQCVSKTLPLPQNNVENIVNHAYAAQLMGNQLVYLEAGSGAVKSVATEIVREVSAQINVPLIVGGGLRTIAQIEAIYKAGAKMVVVGTAIEENINWNG encoded by the coding sequence ATGCCTGATTTACTTATAAGTATAAAGCAAGCAAATCGCAGTCTTGCCGTATTGATTGATCCAGAAAAAATGCCGTTGGATGCTGTTGCCGCTTTCGCGAAAGCGATACCATCAACTATCTCTTCTCTAAAAGAAAAATTGCAAATCGATCAATTTTTCTTCTTTGTAGGTGGTAGCAGCATGGAAAATACGGGCTTTGATGAATGGGTAAAAGAACTGAAGAAACACACCGACACAACTGTAGTTATATTTCCTGGATCACCAGAACAACTCTCTGAAAATGCCGACGGACTATTATTTCTAAGTCTTCTCTCCGGGCGTAATCCAGAATTTTTGATTGAACATCAAGTAGATGCGGCGAGGCGGTTAAAAGAAACACATCTAGAGATTGTTCCAACAGGATACCTGTTGATCGATGGTGGTAAAGAGACAGCTGTACAATGCGTTTCAAAAACATTGCCTTTGCCTCAAAACAACGTTGAAAATATTGTAAACCATGCCTATGCAGCCCAATTAATGGGAAATCAGCTGGTTTACCTAGAGGCTGGAAGTGGCGCTGTGAAATCTGTAGCAACAGAGATCGTGCGGGAGGTAAGTGCTCAAATAAATGTTCCGTTAATTGTTGGAGGCGGATTGAGAACTATTGCTCAGATAGAAGCGATTTACAAAGCTGGAGCAAAAATGGTGGTAGTAGGAACGGCAATTGAAGAGAATATCAATTGGAATGGCTAG
- the pnuC gene encoding nicotinamide riboside transporter PnuC encodes MEVLEFIFGQYSEYSSTHILLEAIAIVASIISVLYSLKNNVLVFPYGIISTGIFVYLLNEWNLLGDMIINIYYFVMSIYGWYVWTRKDENKKVTPISTTDHLDWLKSSAICIGSGIFVYFIYWKFERFENWISYLDILTTSIAFVGMWLMALRKIEYWLVLLVANVISVPLYFYKGYGMTGLLFIFLSIIAWKGYQEWKKYLNKQPLKA; translated from the coding sequence ATGGAGGTTTTAGAATTTATTTTTGGACAGTATAGCGAGTACAGTTCAACGCACATACTTCTAGAAGCGATTGCTATCGTAGCAAGTATCATCAGCGTGCTTTATTCTTTAAAAAACAATGTTCTCGTATTCCCTTACGGGATCATCAGCACCGGGATATTTGTTTATTTATTGAATGAATGGAACTTGTTGGGTGATATGATCATCAACATTTATTATTTTGTCATGAGTATCTACGGTTGGTACGTTTGGACTAGAAAAGATGAAAACAAAAAAGTCACTCCTATTTCTACAACAGACCATTTAGACTGGTTAAAATCATCAGCGATATGTATAGGTTCTGGAATATTTGTTTACTTTATTTATTGGAAATTTGAACGGTTTGAAAATTGGATAAGCTATCTGGACATACTGACCACAAGCATTGCTTTTGTTGGTATGTGGTTAATGGCATTGCGCAAGATTGAATACTGGCTAGTTTTACTGGTAGCTAACGTAATTTCAGTTCCCTTATATTTTTATAAAGGTTATGGAATGACCGGACTTTTATTTATATTTCTCTCGATCATCGCCTGGAAAGGTTACCAAGAATGGAAAAAATACCTCAACAAACAGCCTTTAAAGGCGTAA
- the ahcY gene encoding adenosylhomocysteinase, with amino-acid sequence MSTKTVPYVPYKVKDMSLAEYGRLEIELAEAEMPGLMSLREEYKDEQPLKGARIAGCLHMTIQTAVLIETLVALGADVTWSSCNIFSTQDHAAAAIAAAGIPVYAWKGMNEEEFNWCIEQTLFFGEDRKQLNMILDDGGDLTNMVFDQFPELAKGINGLSEETTTGVHRLYERMKNGTLVMPAINVNDSVTKSKFDNKYGCRESAVDAVRRATDTMLAGKRIVVCGYGDVGKGTASSFKGAGSIVTVTEIDPICALQAVMDGFEVKKLENVVGNADIVITTTGNKDIIRGEHFKSMRDKVIVCNIGHFDNEIDVAFLNNNYGNTKVEIKPQVDKYTIDGKDIILLAEGRLVNLGCATGHPSFVMSNSFTNQTLAQMELWNNRDAYENEVYMLPKHLDEKVAALHLERMGAELTELKKDQADYIGVKVEGPFKPEYYRY; translated from the coding sequence ATGAGCACTAAAACAGTTCCTTACGTACCCTATAAAGTAAAAGACATGTCTCTTGCAGAGTATGGACGTCTAGAAATAGAATTAGCCGAAGCAGAGATGCCTGGCTTGATGTCATTGAGAGAAGAATATAAAGATGAGCAGCCTCTTAAGGGTGCGCGTATCGCTGGATGTCTTCACATGACCATACAAACTGCTGTATTAATTGAAACGCTTGTAGCGTTAGGAGCAGATGTTACTTGGTCTTCTTGTAATATTTTTTCTACACAAGATCATGCTGCTGCTGCTATAGCTGCTGCAGGAATTCCTGTTTATGCCTGGAAAGGTATGAACGAAGAGGAATTTAATTGGTGTATCGAGCAAACGCTTTTCTTTGGTGAAGACCGCAAGCAATTGAACATGATCTTAGATGATGGTGGAGATTTGACCAACATGGTTTTTGACCAGTTCCCAGAATTGGCTAAAGGAATCAATGGGCTGTCTGAAGAGACAACTACTGGAGTACACAGATTATACGAACGTATGAAGAATGGAACACTGGTGATGCCAGCCATTAACGTAAATGATTCTGTAACTAAATCTAAATTTGATAACAAATACGGTTGTCGCGAGAGTGCAGTAGATGCGGTACGTCGTGCTACGGATACCATGCTTGCCGGTAAGCGTATTGTCGTTTGTGGTTATGGAGACGTAGGAAAAGGAACAGCTTCTTCGTTTAAAGGTGCTGGATCTATCGTAACCGTTACTGAAATTGACCCTATTTGTGCCTTACAAGCGGTAATGGATGGTTTTGAAGTAAAGAAACTAGAGAATGTAGTAGGAAATGCAGATATCGTTATTACCACTACTGGTAATAAAGACATCATACGTGGTGAACACTTTAAGTCGATGAGGGATAAAGTAATCGTATGTAACATAGGTCATTTTGACAATGAGATAGATGTAGCTTTCCTTAACAATAACTACGGAAACACTAAAGTAGAGATAAAGCCACAGGTAGATAAGTATACGATTGATGGTAAAGACATCATACTTCTTGCTGAAGGTCGTCTTGTTAACTTAGGTTGTGCAACAGGTCACCCTAGTTTTGTGATGAGTAATTCATTCACAAATCAAACGCTAGCTCAAATGGAACTTTGGAACAATAGAGACGCTTATGAAAATGAGGTGTATATGTTGCCGAAGCATTTAGATGAAAAAGTAGCAGCGCTTCACTTAGAAAGAATGGGAGCCGAACTTACAGAACTAAAGAAAGATCAAGCAGATTATATAGGTGTTAAGGTTGAAGGACCCTTCAAGCCAGAATATTACAGATATTAA
- a CDS encoding DUF4301 family protein, whose amino-acid sequence MKLTAIQERQLQEKGISKETLEKQLYRFKNGFPGVILNRAATVNDGIVPIKQLDVDALIFNYEATRDQLDIIKFVPASGAATRMFKFLHEFLNNFNQNKQSINSYINNNKANDLFTFLVGRRDLPFYTEIMESIKKKNSDWSNKSKTEKETIFVKEVLTPSGFNYAAMPKGLVPFHKYEDYSATAFEEHLFEASVYASSNGKAKLHFTIAPAFEDAFTAEFDQIKKNIEKRTKTKFDIDFSYQSPATDTLAVDLKDNPIVFEDGTLFFRPAGHGALINNLNQIDADLIFIKNIDNVTISSLEKETSHYKKLLAGYLLHLRTKTFEYLNILEKNDMEDSTREEIEKFLTEELTAVLPKDYYKYKTNYQLEHLYHQLDRPLRVCGMVKNEGESGGGPFWVHNQRGELSIEIVETAQMNKSDPRQKKIAKEATHFNPVDLICNVRNHKGEKYDLSEYCDEDTGFITYKSRQGQEIKAQELPGLWNGGMAYWNTIFVEVPLITFNPVKTVTDLLKSAHQLD is encoded by the coding sequence ATGAAACTAACCGCCATACAAGAAAGACAACTTCAGGAAAAAGGAATCTCAAAAGAAACACTTGAAAAACAACTCTATCGTTTTAAAAACGGCTTTCCAGGAGTGATTTTGAATCGTGCTGCCACCGTCAATGACGGAATTGTGCCCATTAAACAATTAGATGTCGATGCCTTAATCTTTAATTATGAGGCTACTAGGGATCAACTAGACATTATCAAATTTGTTCCTGCCAGTGGTGCCGCAACACGCATGTTTAAATTTCTACATGAATTTCTTAATAATTTCAACCAGAACAAACAGAGCATCAATAGTTATATCAATAACAATAAAGCAAATGATCTGTTTACTTTTCTTGTAGGTAGACGTGATTTGCCGTTTTATACTGAAATAATGGAGTCCATAAAAAAGAAAAACTCCGACTGGTCTAACAAATCAAAAACAGAAAAAGAAACTATTTTTGTCAAAGAAGTGCTTACGCCTTCTGGTTTTAACTATGCTGCAATGCCTAAAGGACTTGTTCCTTTTCACAAATACGAAGACTACAGTGCCACAGCCTTTGAAGAACATCTCTTTGAAGCATCTGTATACGCTTCCAGTAATGGAAAAGCCAAATTACATTTTACCATTGCTCCTGCTTTTGAAGATGCCTTTACGGCAGAGTTTGATCAGATCAAAAAGAATATCGAAAAAAGGACCAAAACAAAATTTGACATCGATTTCTCCTATCAATCACCAGCCACAGACACCCTAGCTGTGGACTTGAAGGACAATCCTATCGTCTTTGAAGATGGGACTTTATTCTTCCGACCGGCGGGACACGGAGCACTGATCAACAATCTTAACCAGATCGATGCTGACCTTATTTTTATCAAGAATATTGATAATGTAACGATCTCCAGTTTGGAAAAAGAAACCTCCCATTACAAAAAACTTCTCGCAGGATACCTGTTGCACTTAAGAACAAAAACCTTTGAATACTTAAACATTTTAGAGAAAAATGATATGGAAGATTCCACAAGGGAAGAAATTGAAAAATTCTTGACTGAAGAGCTAACTGCTGTGCTGCCTAAAGACTATTACAAATATAAAACCAATTACCAGCTCGAACATCTTTACCATCAGTTAGACAGACCACTTCGTGTTTGCGGTATGGTAAAGAACGAGGGAGAATCTGGCGGTGGCCCTTTCTGGGTACACAATCAGCGTGGTGAACTGTCTATCGAAATCGTGGAAACGGCACAAATGAACAAAAGCGATCCAAGACAGAAAAAAATCGCCAAAGAAGCAACACATTTCAATCCAGTAGATCTTATTTGTAACGTACGAAATCATAAAGGAGAAAAGTATGATCTCTCTGAATACTGCGATGAGGACACTGGCTTTATCACCTACAAATCCCGTCAGGGACAAGAAATTAAAGCTCAAGAGCTTCCTGGTTTGTGGAATGGAGGCATGGCTTATTGGAATACCATTTTTGTCGAGGTGCCCCTCATTACTTTTAATCCAGTAAAAACAGTGACTGATTTATTAAAATCTGCGCATCAACTGGACTGA
- the arfB gene encoding alternative ribosome rescue aminoacyl-tRNA hydrolase ArfB — MNIELLHKEVIYKAVTSSGPGGQHVNKVATKIQLYFDVLNSLAFAKAEHERILTALSKQLTTEGVLQINCQESRSQAKNKELAFKKLIATLSKASVVPKVRKKRTVPKAVKRKRLNDKKKHSEKKKDRNFKHP; from the coding sequence ATGAATATAGAACTGTTACATAAAGAAGTTATTTATAAAGCTGTTACCAGCAGTGGTCCAGGTGGGCAACATGTAAATAAGGTTGCCACAAAAATTCAATTGTATTTTGATGTTTTGAATAGTCTCGCTTTCGCGAAAGCGGAACACGAAAGAATCCTAACTGCATTATCAAAACAACTCACCACAGAAGGAGTGCTGCAAATCAACTGCCAAGAATCTAGAAGTCAAGCAAAAAATAAAGAACTGGCATTTAAAAAACTAATTGCAACACTTTCTAAGGCAAGCGTTGTTCCTAAAGTACGGAAGAAGAGAACCGTTCCCAAGGCCGTGAAACGCAAACGGCTCAACGATAAGAAAAAACACAGCGAAAAAAAGAAAGATCGCAATTTTAAACATCCATAG
- a CDS encoding exodeoxyribonuclease III, producing the protein MKIISYNVNGIRAAMKKEFIAWLTAANPDVLCLQEIKAQEDQIDKEAFTAAGYKYQYYYSAQKKGYSGTAIISKIQPDHVEYGTGIETMDYEGRNIRADFGDVSVMSMYLPSGTNDARLSFKFEYMEQFLEYSKELRKERPNVLICGDYNICHKAIDIHDPIRLKNTSGFLPEEREWMDRFVASGFIDTFRIFNDQPDQYSWWSYRGGSRARNKGWRLDYHMVNDSLKERVKRSVILSEAVHSDHCPVMVEID; encoded by the coding sequence ATGAAAATCATATCCTATAACGTCAACGGTATCAGAGCCGCGATGAAGAAAGAATTTATCGCATGGCTTACTGCTGCAAATCCCGATGTACTTTGTTTACAAGAAATAAAAGCTCAAGAAGATCAAATAGATAAGGAAGCTTTTACTGCTGCTGGATATAAGTACCAATACTATTACAGCGCACAGAAAAAAGGCTATTCTGGAACAGCCATTATCTCTAAGATCCAACCAGATCATGTGGAATATGGAACTGGTATAGAAACTATGGATTATGAGGGAAGAAATATCAGAGCAGATTTTGGCGATGTATCTGTCATGAGCATGTACTTACCTAGCGGAACTAATGATGCTAGATTGAGCTTCAAATTTGAATATATGGAGCAATTTCTAGAGTATTCTAAAGAACTGAGAAAAGAACGTCCTAATGTATTGATCTGTGGCGATTATAACATCTGTCACAAAGCCATTGATATTCACGATCCGATACGTTTAAAAAACACGTCCGGTTTCTTGCCAGAAGAACGAGAATGGATGGATCGATTTGTTGCAAGCGGTTTTATAGATACGTTTAGAATCTTTAACGATCAGCCAGACCAGTATTCTTGGTGGAGTTACCGTGGTGGTTCTCGAGCAAGAAATAAAGGCTGGAGATTAGATTACCACATGGTAAACGACAGTTTAAAGGAACGTGTTAAAAGATCTGTAATCCTAAGTGAGGCAGTACATAGTGATCACTGTCCTGTAATGGTGGAGATTGATTGA
- a CDS encoding AAA family ATPase → MEKIPQQTAFKGVKIVLYGPESTGKSTLARQLTEHFETIKVDEFARDYLQEKFDQTGKSCEYEDLVPIAVGQRKAENDALTTANNHLFCDTDALETYVYSLAYFDKAPVELEEAARKSDYDLYLLLDVDIPWVADDLRDRPEDRKQMFERFENGLLDFQKKYSIISGAGEERFKNAITAIKKLKDK, encoded by the coding sequence ATGGAAAAAATACCTCAACAAACAGCCTTTAAAGGCGTAAAAATCGTTCTTTATGGACCGGAGAGTACTGGCAAAAGCACCCTTGCTCGTCAGCTTACAGAACATTTTGAAACTATAAAAGTAGATGAATTTGCTCGCGATTACCTGCAGGAAAAATTTGATCAAACAGGTAAATCTTGTGAATATGAAGATTTGGTTCCCATAGCAGTAGGACAAAGAAAAGCTGAAAATGATGCGTTAACTACTGCAAACAATCATCTCTTTTGCGATACAGATGCACTAGAAACCTATGTATATTCTTTAGCTTATTTTGATAAAGCACCAGTAGAACTAGAAGAAGCTGCAAGAAAAAGTGATTATGACTTATATTTACTCCTAGATGTAGACATTCCATGGGTTGCAGACGATTTAAGGGATAGACCAGAAGACAGGAAACAGATGTTCGAGCGTTTTGAAAATGGACTCCTAGACTTTCAGAAAAAATATAGTATAATTAGTGGCGCAGGAGAGGAGCGTTTTAAAAATGCCATCACCGCAATAAAAAAGCTAAAAGACAAATGA